GAGCTGCCGCTGGGTTTTATCCCCACCGACTGGTATCCCAGCGCCCTCGCCGTCCTCGGCAACGATCTCCTCATTGCCACCGCCAAAGGCGAAGGTTCCCGCGCCAACAAAGAAATGGGCAAGACTTCCTACGAGATGAAACACCGCGACCATCCATACATTCCCACGCTGCTCCGAGGATCGATCGCCCGTCTCAATGTTCCATCTACAATCGAAAAACTTCCTCAACTCACCGCCGCCGTCGCGAAAGATAATCTCTTCCACAGCGATCCCGGTACGATCACCTTCGCCAGCGGACAGAATCCCATCAAGCACGTCATCTATGTGATGAAGGAAAACCGCACCTTCGACCAGATCCTCGGCGACTTGAAAGTCGGCGACGGCGATCCTTCGCTGACCATGTACGGCGCCAACATCACGCCGAACGAGCATAAGCTCGCCCTGCAATTCGGCGTGCTCGACAACTTCTATGACAGCGGAGAAGTCTCCGGCGACGGCCACGTCTGGTCAACCGCCGCTATCACCTCCGACTACAACGAGAAGACCTGGCAGATCGCCTACCGCGGCAAGGAACGAACCTATGATTTTCAGGGTCAAGTCGCTGAGGAATTCCCGCTGGAGCTCAATGAGTCCGACGTCGACGATCCCGGCACCGGATTTTTATGGGACAATCTCGCGCGCAATCACGTGAGCTATCGTATTTACGGAGAGTTCGTGAACGCACTGTGGTGTACCGGGTACCACGCAGACTCCGCGAAGCCGGGCACCACGCCACCGGAGCAGCAGGCTCGCTGCCCGCGCAAAGAAGTAAAGCCGGGCGACGCGCTTGCGCCCAACGTCGGAGACCCGCACGCTGGGCCGAGTCCGTGGCCGTGGTCGGTTCCACTCTTCAGCGGAGTCAAGCCAACCAAGGCCGTCCTGCGCGACCACTTCGATCCACTCTATCCGGATTTCAACACCGACTATCCCGATCAGCTCCGGGTTGACGAGTTTATGAACGAGTTCGGCGCCTACGTTCGCGCCCGCGACGCGCACGAGGGCGCGCAATTTGAACTGCCGTCGTTCGTCTTACTGTATCTGCCCGACGACCACACCGGGGGCACGCGTCCAAATCACGCGCGCCCAGCAGCCAATGTGGCAGATAACGACCTGGCGCTCGGCCGCGTGGTCGATGCCGTCTCGCACAGTTCCTACTGGGACGACACCGCAATCTTTGTTCTCGAAGACGACGCCCAGGACGGCGCCGATCACGTCGACGCGCACCGCTCCATCGCCTTCGTCATCAGCAAATATTCGCCGGGATCGGCCGCGCAGCCCAATGTCGAGCACCGCTTCTACACCACCGTGAACATGATCCACACGATCGAGACATTGCTCGGCCTTCCACCCATGAATCAGAACGATGCGTATGCCCCGGTGATGAGCCAAATGTTTTCGGGAGCAGGCAATCAGGAGCCTTACAAAGCGGACAATAGCAACCTGAAGAATGGATTGATCTACGAAATCAATAGGCGCGAAGCCCCGGGGGCAAGGATTTCGTCGACGATGAACTTCTCCCGTCCCGACGCCGCAGACGCGGCGACTCTGAATCGCGTGCTATGGCGAGACCAAAAAGGCGCAGCGCCAATGCCCGCGCCGAAGCATACGGTATTCCCCGCAGGAGGAGACGACTAGCTTTGCGTAGCGCCGCCGTCCCGGCGGCAGTCGGGCGGGCGTCCGCGCCCGCCGCGCAGGAAGCGCAATAACTCTCGAAAGGTTTACGTCGACCCTCGCTGCCATCTCCGAGAGCGAGACGCTCTCGGGACAGCCGGCGGGACGCCGGCGCTACAAGATGAAGAGCGTCGTCGCGATTCGTTTTATTTAAGAACCGCAGACGCCTTCAGCGGCAGACTCTGCGACGACCCGCCCACCATGAAGCCATACTCTCCCGGAAGCAACTGCCAACCATTCTGCTCCACGTTAAAGATGGAAAGATATTTTGGATCCACTTCGACCGTAACGTCTTTGCTCTCTCCGCCGTTCAGCTTGATCTTGCTCCATCCCACCAGTCGCTTCGGTGGCTCTGCCGCCGCCGCGGGCAGGGAAGCATAAACCTCGGCAATCTCCGCCCCCGCACGATTGCCGGTATTTGTGACGGTGAAACTCACCCGCGGATTCCTTCCCGGCGTCACCTTCAGATTCGAATAAGAGTAAGTCGTGTAGGAAAGTCCGTAGCCGAACGGGAACAGCGGCGCTTTATTCTCCGCGTCGTACCACTTGTATCCTACTTTCACGCCTTCGTCGTACGTGACTTGAAATACAGGCAGCCCTGCGGCGATCCTCTTCCAGCCTTGGCGATCTGCATCAATCGTCGCTTGCGGCGGTTTTACGACCGTGGGATGCGGCAGATCCGCTTCGCTCTTCGGGAATGTAATCGGCAGCTTCCCGCTGGGATTCACGTCGCCAAAAAGGATATTCGCGACCGCATCCGCCCCGCGACTGCCCGCAAACCACGCTTCGAGAATGCCGTTCACCTGACCGGCCCACGGCATCGTGACCGGCCCGCCGCTCTCGATCACAACCACAGTGCGCGGATTCGCCGCCGCCACCTTCGCGATCAACTCATCCTGGTGGTCGGGAAGCGACAGGCTGTCCAGATCCATTCCTTCGCTCTCCCATTGATGAACGAAGACGATCGCCACTTCGGAGTTCTTGGCCAAAGCCGCAGCCGCGGCCGCGTCGTCGCCAGAGTTGAACTGCACGTTCGCCGCCGGAGTCTTGGCTCGAATCGTCTTCAGCGGCGAAGTCGGAAACCAGACGTGCTCTTGCCAGTAAGTGTTGCCTTTGCCCGGAGGCATGATCGCATTTCCACCCGGGGGATCGACCTGCGCCGAACCGCCGCCGGAAATCATTCCCACATCCGCATGAGCGCCGATTACCGCGATGCTGCGAACTTTCGCCGCGTCCAGCGGCAACAGCCCGTTCTCGTTCTTCAGAAGCACGGTGCCCTGTTCCGCAATTCTCTGCGCCACTTCAAACCCACCGATCACATCCACGACACTCTTCTGCGCGGGATTATCAACCACTCCTGTCGCGAACATTGAGCGCAGGATGCGGCGCACATGGTCGTCTAGCTCTGTCGCTGGAATCTTGCCCGACTCGACTGCCGCCTTGAAAGTATCGCCATAAAAAATCTCGCCCGGTTGCTCATGATCCAGGCCGGCAGCCGAAGCCTTCTCCGTGCTATGCGTGCCGCCCCAATCCGAGACGACGAAGCCCTTGAAGTTCCAGTCTTTTTTCAGAAGATCGGTAAGCAGATATTTGTTTTCGCAGGCGTACTCACCCCAAACGCGGTTATAGGAACACATCACGGCCGCTATATCTGTCTCCTGCAATCCAATCTCAAACGCCAGCAGATCGCTCTCTCTCGCCGCGCGCTTGTCAATAGTGACGTTGACCGCATTGCGCCCGCTCTCCTGATCGTTGAGCGCGTAGTGCTTGATGTCGCCAAGCACATGCTGCGCCTGCATGCCTTTCATCACCGCTCCCACCATCTTGCCGGCCAGAACCGGATCTTCGCCCAGATATTCGAACGTCCGTCCGTCGCGCGGTTCGCGGGTGAGATTAATGCCCCCGCCCAGCGTCATGTTGTAGCCCTGGGCGCGCAGTTCGCGTCCAATCAACGCTCCATACTCGTAGCCCGCTTCCAGATCCCAACTCGCCGCTCCGGCCACATCCGCGGGCAGCGCCGTCGAGTAGCGGCCATTCTCGCCGCTACCCCGAACCCCGTAAGCCGCGTCCGACATATTGATCGCGGGAATGCCCAGCCGCGGAATCCCCGGAACATATCCCGCACCCCCGTTGGAGTGCACCGCCAGCGGGCTCATAGGACTTAGACCCTGCATACCCGTGCCGTGAAGCAAAGTGATCTTCTCATCAAGCGTCATCTCCTTCACCACCATGGCTGCGCGCTCGTCGGGAGACAGGCTGGAATTCGACCAGGGATGATTACCGCCCGATTGTGCCCAGGTTGAAAGATTGAGGCTTGCGATCAATAGCGTGAGGGTAAAAAAACGATTTCGCAGGGGACGAACGCGCAGGGGCATCGCGGCTCCTCGTGGGAATGTGGCTGCCAAATC
Above is a window of Candidatus Sulfotelmatobacter sp. DNA encoding:
- a CDS encoding phosphoesterase, with the protein product MLAATTFVAAQSPSASPADRPPIMLPTSKMLTVPSPGRIGSTNSFPVTMVVSPDGHYAALLNDGYGTQETLAHQSIAVLDLKTNQIADYPDARLSDQAHQSYFIGLAFSSDGKHLYASMGSLSDPTGAKAGNTGNGIAVYSFSRGKVAPERFIPIPLQPLSTGKKLAVGLTAPPNMAIPYPAGMAVITEKGHDKLLIANNLSDNVVLLDPATGKVLQTFDLSTNDLVPSSFPYTCVATKDGRRAWCSLWNASQIAELDLTGGKVVRWIKLKQPDDPLAAGSHPTAMLLSRNETVLYVALSNVDLIAAVSAASGTVPSYFATGTSTQRSAGTYPTALAQSADAKHLFAADSSLDAVAVFDTTRPHASDSDMPELPLGFIPTDWYPSALAVLGNDLLIATAKGEGSRANKEMGKTSYEMKHRDHPYIPTLLRGSIARLNVPSTIEKLPQLTAAVAKDNLFHSDPGTITFASGQNPIKHVIYVMKENRTFDQILGDLKVGDGDPSLTMYGANITPNEHKLALQFGVLDNFYDSGEVSGDGHVWSTAAITSDYNEKTWQIAYRGKERTYDFQGQVAEEFPLELNESDVDDPGTGFLWDNLARNHVSYRIYGEFVNALWCTGYHADSAKPGTTPPEQQARCPRKEVKPGDALAPNVGDPHAGPSPWPWSVPLFSGVKPTKAVLRDHFDPLYPDFNTDYPDQLRVDEFMNEFGAYVRARDAHEGAQFELPSFVLLYLPDDHTGGTRPNHARPAANVADNDLALGRVVDAVSHSSYWDDTAIFVLEDDAQDGADHVDAHRSIAFVISKYSPGSAAQPNVEHRFYTTVNMIHTIETLLGLPPMNQNDAYAPVMSQMFSGAGNQEPYKADNSNLKNGLIYEINRREAPGARISSTMNFSRPDAADAATLNRVLWRDQKGAAPMPAPKHTVFPAGGDD
- a CDS encoding glycoside hydrolase family 3 C-terminal domain-containing protein produces the protein MPLRVRPLRNRFFTLTLLIASLNLSTWAQSGGNHPWSNSSLSPDERAAMVVKEMTLDEKITLLHGTGMQGLSPMSPLAVHSNGGAGYVPGIPRLGIPAINMSDAAYGVRGSGENGRYSTALPADVAGAASWDLEAGYEYGALIGRELRAQGYNMTLGGGINLTREPRDGRTFEYLGEDPVLAGKMVGAVMKGMQAQHVLGDIKHYALNDQESGRNAVNVTIDKRAARESDLLAFEIGLQETDIAAVMCSYNRVWGEYACENKYLLTDLLKKDWNFKGFVVSDWGGTHSTEKASAAGLDHEQPGEIFYGDTFKAAVESGKIPATELDDHVRRILRSMFATGVVDNPAQKSVVDVIGGFEVAQRIAEQGTVLLKNENGLLPLDAAKVRSIAVIGAHADVGMISGGGSAQVDPPGGNAIMPPGKGNTYWQEHVWFPTSPLKTIRAKTPAANVQFNSGDDAAAAAALAKNSEVAIVFVHQWESEGMDLDSLSLPDHQDELIAKVAAANPRTVVVIESGGPVTMPWAGQVNGILEAWFAGSRGADAVANILFGDVNPSGKLPITFPKSEADLPHPTVVKPPQATIDADRQGWKRIAAGLPVFQVTYDEGVKVGYKWYDAENKAPLFPFGYGLSYTTYSYSNLKVTPGRNPRVSFTVTNTGNRAGAEIAEVYASLPAAAAEPPKRLVGWSKIKLNGGESKDVTVEVDPKYLSIFNVEQNGWQLLPGEYGFMVGGSSQSLPLKASAVLK